The following coding sequences lie in one Haematobia irritans isolate KBUSLIRL chromosome 3, ASM5000362v1, whole genome shotgun sequence genomic window:
- the nod gene encoding no distributive disjunction — MGTTSDNCAVKIAVRERPRRESLINSNVPNVISYHPNSNVLIVDERPFSFDYVLGPSVTQAQVFEELIKPLVTNLKLGFNCTALAYGQTGTGKSYTMGLDSINFEGEHIGVIPRCLKEIFNVKKSQQPTDEGSDSDHDKRELSASFIEIYNEKVYDLLGENANEPIIAKGYRYTGGSRKPLTNIEDCYAILMQGNKNRHVRPTKMNLQSSRSHAIFTIHMKRVSKNTKGEESTICSCMNIVDLAGSEGVRRTGHQGMAMSEGVNINQGLLSIGKVLQAMTMGSKVIPYRDSVLSSVLQDSLNANSYLTLLACISPHREDLSETLSTLRFAQNAKQLKNTPQINNIIADIKKNAKLKQTPYKIKPLQSSNANKATPFKRSYSALNGIPPKSTIKSNTFCTPKKQPMEINRCNQTDIASCNKRPKLSNVDMNLPKMGQLESTHNRESLFNRSLDSNGSLLSLNISSSTAVDGPTNNKGKNNNNNNFSPVIRKYMTELETGLEKKFMEILQRNLHTLIPPQTPIAMSINQHQTPLPSSMRQEIKSIMKEVLQESPLKADAKCKLFNSSADLFKIPEIPEEKSAPPKTSSPNLANERVSFTETFFAGASPSDKKELRKSIRRSRRISERFGVNESMRNHTGVENVSQQIDSAAPRRSSRRSILQQYAEKRRSIRLASHQELNENSSLNLSMKQTPKNTKKTSKSTKSKSTNDSLISQICNSSSANKKNSLSQHRKAILELLNKGSLKELQILPMIGQKRAFQIITQRTLHGKFKNWKQVEKLPIWRGNEWDRFAEANCLL, encoded by the exons atgggAACTACTAGCGATAATTGTGCAGTAAAAATAGCAGTAAGAGAGAGACCGCGAAGAGAATCCCTAATAAACAGTAATGTGCCTAATGTTATTAGCTACCACCCTAATTCAAAT GTTTTAATAGTCGATGAGAGGCCATTCAGTTTCGATTATGTACTGGGACCTTCTGTAACACAGGCACAGGTTTTCGAAGAATTGATTAAACCTCTTGTGACCAACTTGAAGCTGGGCTTCAACTGTACTGCTCTTGCATATGGTCAAACTGGTACAGGGAAATCATACACTATGGGATTGGACTCTATT AATTTCGAAGGAGAACATATTGGAGTCATACCAAGATGtctgaaagaaatttttaacgtCAAAAAATCGCAGCAGCCCACCGATGAAGGTAGCGATAGCGACCATGACAAAAGGGAGTTGTCAGCctcatttattgaaatttacaaTGAAAAAGTGTATGATCTGCTGGGCGAAAACGCTAATGAACCAATAATAGCAAAAG GTTACAGATACACTGGCGGATCACGTAAGCCGTTGACCAATATTGAAGACTGTTATGCCATTTTAATGCAAGGTAATAAAAATCGACATGTCAGGCCGACCAAAATGAACTTGCAAAGCTCGCGTTCGCATGCAATTTTTACTATACATATGAAGCGTGTATCTAAGAATACAAAGGGAGAAGAGTCTACAATATGTTCATGTATGAATATAGTAGATCTCGCTGGATCCGAAGGAGTTCGTCGAACAGGACATCAAGGAATGGCAATGTCCGAAGGTGTAAACATCAATCAAGGCTTACTTTCGATAGGAAAAGTTTTACAAGCAATGACAATGGGTAGTAAAGTTATTCCATACCGTGATAGTGTGCTTAGTTCCGTCCTACAAG ATTCGCTTAATGCTAATTCATATTTAACATTATTGGCTTGTATAAGCCCTCATCGAGAAGATTTAAGTGAAACGTTGTCAACGCTGAGATTTGCACAAAATGCCAAACAATTGAAGAATACACCACAAATAAACAACATCATAGCGGATATAAAG AAAAATGCAAAGTTGAAACAAACTCCGTACAAAATAAAACCATTACAAAGTAGTAATGCAAACAAGGCCACGCCATTTAAACGATCGTATAGTGCCTTAAATGGAATTCCTCcgaaatcaacaataaaaaGTAATACGTTTTGTACGCCCAAGAAACAACCCATGGAAATTAACAGATGCAATCAAACTGACATTGCCAGTTGTAACAAGAG GCCAAAGCTGTCGAATGTTGACATGAATCTACCGAAAATGGGTCAACTGGAATCTACACATAACCGCGAGTCTTTGTTTAATCGTAGTTTGGATTCTAATGGGTCGTTGTTAAgtttgaatatttcttcttCAACAGCAGTTGATGGGCCCACCAATAATAAGgggaaaaacaataacaataataa TTTTAGCCCGGTTATTCGTAAATATATGACAGAGTTAGAAACAGGTTTGGagaaaaaatttatggaaattttgcaaCGTAATTTGCATACTTTAATTCCACCCCAAACTCCAATTGCCATGTCGATAAATCAACACCAAACTCCATTACCTTCTTCGATGAGGCAGGAAATAAAAAGTATTATGAAAGAAGTACTCCAGGAAAGTCCCTTGAAGGCAGATGCTAAATGCAAGTTG TTTAACTCTAGTGCCGATTTGTTCAAAATACCCGAGATACCCGAGGAAAAATCTGCTCCACCAAAAACATCAAGTCCCAATTTAGCAAATGAAAGAGTTTCGTTCACAgaaacattttttgctggggccTCGCCTTCAGATAAGAAAGAACTGAGAAAATCTATCAGACGATCTCGTCGTATTTCTGAACGTTTCGGTGTCAATGAATCGATGAGAAATCATACCGGAGTAGAAAATGTGTCACAGCAAATAGATAGCGCTGCTCCTCGGAGGAGTTCTCGTCGCTCGATTCTGCAGCAGTATGCGGAGAAACGTCGTAGTATACGCCTTGCATCCCATCAAGAATTAAATGAAAACTCATCACTGAATTTGTCAATGaaacaaacaccaaaaaacaCTAAAAAGACTTCGAAATCAACAAAATCCAAAAGTACAAACGATAGTTTAATATCTCAAATTTGCAACAGTTCATCTGCAAATAAGAAAAATAGTTTAAGCCAACACCGAAAAGCTATTCTCGAACTACTCAACAAGGGCTCATTGAAGGAATTACAAATCTTACCAATGATCGGCCAGAAAAGGGCATTTCAGATTATCACTCAGAG